A region of the Mesoterricola sediminis genome:
GGCCCGCCGCCTGGGTCGCTTGGCGGTCCCCTTCCAGGATTTCCAGGTCGATCTGCACCTCGGCCTTGGCCTTGTCCACGTTGGCGAGGAGGTCCTCCACCGCGGCCAGGTCGGCCGTGTTGCCCAGGACGGTCAAGGCGCCCATGCGCTTGTCGGGGAAGATGCGGAGCTGGGGATGGAGGGCGTTGAGGGTCTGCCGGACCTGGTCCGGGTCCGCGAAGGCGAGGGTGTAGGTGCGCTGGACCCGCGTCTCGAATTCCTGGAGGTTCTGGGGGGTCCTCTTGAAGATCATGACGGCGTCGTGCGCCAGCACTTTGGCGAAGAGGTTGTTCTGCAGCAGGACGAGGTCCAGGGCCTGCTGGAAGGGGAGCCGGCGCAGGTCCGCGGCGACGGTGGTCTCCTGGGCGGCCACGGCGGCATGGAGGCTGATGGCCACGCCCCCGGCCTTGCCGAGGCGCTGGAGGACCTCCTTCAGGGGCGCGCCCCCGGTGAAGTCCAGACCCGCGTCCGCCATGGGGCGGGGCTTGAGGATGGGCGGTTCCTGGGCGGGAGGCGCCGCCAGGAGGGGGCTCCAGGCCAGGGCGAGGGCGAGGCAGCCTTGGGAAATACGCGAGGACGGGTGGGCCATGGTCCGGTTCCTTCTGGGGGCTGGGAGGGTGTGGAACCACCCTAGCACGCGCCGGACCGCCCGGGGCTACAGGGTCTGGTCGACCTGCTCCGGGGTGACCACCAGGGCCGCCCGGGCCCAGGCGAACCGGGCCTTGACCTGGTCGAAGGCCGGGCCCGAGGCGTGGAGGCGGGCCGTGCCGCGGATCAGGAACCCGGTGCCGGGGCCGTGGGCCCCGGGCACCTCCCGGCTGCCCAGGGTGACCAGCACGCGGTCGCTGACGGCCAGGTTGGCCTCCGTGTGGTGCATGCCCCCCACGGGCACGAGCACGCGCCCGTCGCCGGCGACCTGCAGGTAGGAGTTCCAGGAATTCACCAGGTGCGGCCCCTCGGGGCCCTGGGTGGCGATGGCCACCACGCCTTCGTGCCGCAGGACCTGGAGGAGGGTGTCGGGGAGCGTCATGGGAACCTCGGGGTGGCCCGGGCCGGAAGGACCGGGGGGACAGGTCTACCGCGGGACCGCCGGGGACCGCAACCCCGAATGCGGGGACCCCGCGCGGAACGGCCGCCTGGCGGGGGAACGGGGGTGCCATGGGAATCGAGAAATGCTTCTCAAATCACGCGGGCCCGGGGGGCCAGGATGTCGGTGGACGGGCGGGCCGGCTTGGCTATGCTGGGAGACAGTCGGCCGTAGCCGGGCCGCGGGTCAACGAGGAGGTCGCACATGTGCCTGGGCATCCCCGGCAGGGTGGTGGACGTGGAGGACGGACCCCTCCGCCTCGGCCACGTGGCCTTCGGGGACGTGGTCAAGGAGGTCACCCTGGCCTTCGTCCCGGACGCGGCGCCGGGGGACTACGTCGTGGTCCACGCCGGATCGGGGATCGAGGTCATCGACGAGGAGAAGGCCCGGCGCGTCCTGGAGACCCTGAGGATCCTGGAGGAGCCGTGAAATACCTGGACGAGTACCGGGACCCGGCCGCGGCCCGGCGCCTGGTGGAGGCCATCCGCGGGCTGGTGACCCGGCCCTGGAACCTGATGGAGGTCTGCGGGGGGCAGACCCACGCCATCGTCCGGTTCGGCATCGACGAGCTGCTGCCCGAAGGCGTCCGCCTCATCCACGGCCCCGGGTGCCCCGTCTGCGTGACGCCCATCGAGCTCATCGACAAGGCCGTGGCCATCGCCGCGCGGCCCGGGGTCATCTTCTGCAGCTTCGGTGACATGCTCCGGGTGCCCGGGAGCGCCTCGGACCTCTTCCGGGTGCGCAGCGAGGGCGGGGATGTCCGCGTGGTCTACTCGCCCCTGGACGCGGTGCGGATCGCGGCGGAGAACCCGGGCCGGCAGGTGGTGTTCTTCGCGGTGGGGTTCGAGACCACGGCCCCGGCCAACGCCCTCAGCGTCCTCGAGGCCAGGCGGCTGGGCCTGGCCAACTACTCGGTGCTGGTCTCCCACGTGCTGGTCCCGCCCGCCCTGGAGGCGGTGCTGGGCTCCCCGGACCGGATCGTGGACGGCCTCCTCGCGGCGGGCCACGTGTGCGCGGTCATGGGCACGGAGGCCTACCACCCCCTCGCGGCGCGCCACCGGGTGCCGATCGTCGTCACGGCCTTCGAGCCCCTGGACCTCCTCCAGGGGATCCACATGGCCCTCCGGCAGCTGGAGGAGGGCAGGGCGGAGGTGGAGAACCAGTACGACCGCGTGGTGAGGCCCGGCGGCAACCCCGCGGCCCGGGCGGTCATGGACGAGGTGTTCCGGGTGGCGGACCGGGCCTGGCGCGGAATCGGGGTCATCCCCATGAGCGGGCTCGTCCTCCGGGAGGCCTTCGCCGCCTTCGACGCGGAGCGGGTCTTCGAGGTGGAGGGCGTCGGCGGCCCCGAGTCGCCCCACTGCCGGAGCGGGCTGGTGCTCCAGGGCCTGCTGAAGCCCCAGGCGTGCCCGGCCTTCGGGACCCTCTGCACCCCGGACAATCCCCTGGGGGCCACGATGGTGAGCGGGGAGGGGGCCTGCGCGGCCTACTACCGCTACCGCAGGCACGGACTCGCATGACGGAGGGGGGCATGGAATTCCAGCTGAGCTGTCCGGCGCCCCTGCGCCACGACACCATCCAGATGGCCCACGGGGGCGGCGGCCGCGCCATGCGCGACCTCCTGGAGTCGGTGATGCTCCCGGCCTTCAGCAATCCGGCCCTGGAGGGCCGCCACGACGCGGCCGTCGTCGAGGCCGGCGGGGCCAGGCTGGCCTTCACCACGGACACCTTCGTGGTCCAGCCGCGGTTCTTCCCCGGCGGGGACATCGGCGAACTGGCCGTCTACGGCACCGTGAACGACCTGGCCATGGCCGGCGCGCGGCCGCAGTGGCTCAGCGCCGGCATGGTGCTGGAGGAGGGCTACCCCATCGAGGAGCTGCGGCGGGTGGCCGCCTCCATGCGCCGGGCCGCGGACGCCTGCGGCGTGGCCATCGTCACCGGCGACACCAAGGTCGTGGACCGGGGCCGGGGGGACGGGATCTACATCAACACGGCCGGCCTCGGCGCGGTGCCCGCGGGCCTGGACCTGGGCCCGGCCTCCGTGCGGCCCGGGGACGCCGTGCTCCTGAGCGGCGACGTGGGCCGTCACGGGATCGCCGTCATGTCGGTGCGGGACGGCATCGCCTTCCGGACCCCCGTGGAGAGCGACTGCGGGCCCCTCCACGGCCTCGTCGCGGCCCTCCTGGACGGCGGCGTCACCCCGCGCTGCCTCCGCGACGCGACCCGGGGCGGCCTGGCCTCCGTCCTCAACGAGATCGCCACGGACGCCCGGGTCGGCATCGAGGCGCGGGAGGAGGACATCCCCGTCCTGCCCGGCGTCGCCGGCGCCTGCGAGATGCTGGGCCTGGACCCCCTCTACGTGGCCTGCGAAGGGCGGATGGTCGCCTTCGTTCCCGAGGCGGAGGCCGCCCGCGCCCTGGACCTGCTCCGGTCCCGCCCCGAGGGCGCCGGGGCCGTCCGGATCGGCACCGTCACCGACGCCCATCCGGGGGCCGTCCTCCTCCGGACGGCCCTGGGCACCCGCCGCGTGCTCGATCTCCTGAGCGGCGAACAACTTCCGAGGATCTGCTGATGGACTTGACCCTGGACCTCCCCCCGCGCCACCTCGACCTCGAGGGGGTCAGCAACTTCCGCGACATGGGCGGCTACCGCGGCCACGGCGGCCGGGCCGTGCGCTGGGGGCGCCTCTTCCGCTCGGGGAACCTGCATCGCCTCACCCCCGGCGACCGGCAGCGGCTGGCCCCCCTCGGGCTGGCCCTCGTCGTGGACTTCCGCCAGCGCGCCGAGCAGGAGCGGGAGCCCTCCGCCTGGGATCCAGCCTCGGCCCCCCGCACCTGCGCGGCGGAGGTGGTGCCGGGCAGCGCCGAATCCTTCTTCCGGGCCACCGGGGACAGCACCGTGAGCCTGGACCGGACGGCGGAGTTCATGGCCCACCTCTACCGGGACATGGTGGTGAACCAGACGGCGGCTTGGCGGGCGATGTTCGAAGGGATCCTGGCCACCCGCGAGGGCGCCGTCCTCATGCACTGCGCGGCGGGCAAGGACCGCACGGGCTTCGCCGGCGCCCTCGTGCTCAGCGCCCTGGGCGTGGCCTGGGAGGACGTGACGCGGGACTACCTGCTCACCGCCCGCTACCAGGACCCGGACGAGGAAATGGCCCGGGTCCTCAGGGTGGCCGAGCACCTGGTGAAACCGCCCATGTCCCGGGAGGTCATCCGGCCCATGTTCGAGGTGCGCCCCGCCTACCTCGCCGCGGCCCGGGAAGAGCTGGAGGCCCGCTGGGGCTCGGTGGACGCCTACCTGACCCGGGAACTGGGCCTCGGGCCCGCGGAGCGGAGGACCCTGGAGGCCCGCTACCTGGCCTGAAGTTGAATAGGTCAAGCGAGCTGACATGGAAGCGAGTAGAGTGGGAGCGTTCCACCTAGGAGTCCCATCATGGACATGTCCGCCGCGTTCGGCGCCCTCCCCCAGACCCTGGGATGGGGGGTGCTCCTCCTGCTCGTCATCCTCCTCCTCGCCAAGACCATCCGGTACATACCGAACAATCGGGTTGGCGTGGTCGAAAAGCTCATCAGCCGGAAGGGCTCCCTCAAGGGCGGGTTCATCGCGCTCAACGGGGAGGCCGGCTTCCAGCCCGATGTGCTCCGCGGCGGCTGGCACCTGTTCATGCCGTTCATGTACCGCATCCACAAGGTGCCCCTGGTCACCATCCCCCAGAGCAAGATCGGCTACGTGTACGCCCGCGACGGCCACGACCTGCCGCCCACCCAGACCCTGGCCGCCAACGACGCCACCCGCGATTTCCAGGATGTGACCGCCTTCCTCCGGGCCGGCGGCCAGAAGGGTCCCCAGCGGGGCCTGCTGCGGGAGGGCACGTACGCCATCAACCTGGCCCAGTTCGTCGTCCTCACGGAGGACCAGCTCTACTACCTGCCCCTCGACCGGTCCGAGATCGACACCTTCACCAAGATGTCGGCCGTGATCTCGGAGCGGGGCGGCTACCGTCCCGTGATCATCCGCGGCGCCGACGACGCGGTGGGCATCGTGACGGTCCATGACGGCCCCTCCCTGGGCTCCGGCGAGATCATCGCCCCGACCGTGGGCGAGGACCTGGCCAAGGCCGAGACCTACCACAACAACTTCCAGGACGCTGACAAGTTCCTGAAGGCGGGCGGCTTCCGCGGTCGCCAGTACCAGGTGCTCGTCGAAGGCACCTACTACATCAACCGGCTCTTCGCGACGGTCGAACTGATCCCCAAGACCGTGGTCGAGGTGGGGAACGTGGGCGTCGTCGTCTCCTACACCGGCGAGGCGGGTCCCGACATCAGCGGGCAGGAGTACCGCCACGGCGAGCTGGTCACCCCCGGCCAGCGCGGCGTCTGGAGCGAGCCGCTGCTCCCCGGCAAGTACGCGTTCAACACCTACGCCGGCAAGGTCCTGCTCGTGCCCACCACCAACTTCATCCTGAAGTGGAACAAGGCCGAGGTGGGCTCCCACAAGTACGACGAGAACCTCACCGAGGTCAGCCTGATCACGAAGGACGCCTTCGAGCCCAGCCTGCCGCTCTCCGTCGTGGTCCACATCGACTACCGGAAGGCCCCGCTGGTCATCCAGCGCTTCGGCGACGTGAAGAAGCTCGTCGAGCAGACCCTCGACCCCATGGTCAGCGCCTACTTCAAGAACATCGGCCAGACCCGGACCCTCATCCAGCTCATCCAGGACCGCTCCGCCATCCAGGACCAGAGCGG
Encoded here:
- a CDS encoding secretin N-terminal domain-containing protein, whose translation is MAHPSSRISQGCLALALAWSPLLAAPPAQEPPILKPRPMADAGLDFTGGAPLKEVLQRLGKAGGVAISLHAAVAAQETTVAADLRRLPFQQALDLVLLQNNLFAKVLAHDAVMIFKRTPQNLQEFETRVQRTYTLAFADPDQVRQTLNALHPQLRIFPDKRMGALTVLGNTADLAAVEDLLANVDKAKAEVQIDLEILEGDRQATQAAGLPALAAAAPTPQGQTPGLERALETLRKAGGTRMLAKPFVRVVAGDTAEVRVPALETGRYRVMVKPRIHPDGTLTLALDCAATPAAAPDQAHPETMLRTSVRVKDGETAAFGGLLAGGEAQAKDLVLVLKARVIRPAAR
- a CDS encoding HypC/HybG/HupF family hydrogenase formation chaperone produces the protein MCLGIPGRVVDVEDGPLRLGHVAFGDVVKEVTLAFVPDAAPGDYVVVHAGSGIEVIDEEKARRVLETLRILEEP
- a CDS encoding SPFH domain-containing protein → MDMSAAFGALPQTLGWGVLLLLVILLLAKTIRYIPNNRVGVVEKLISRKGSLKGGFIALNGEAGFQPDVLRGGWHLFMPFMYRIHKVPLVTIPQSKIGYVYARDGHDLPPTQTLAANDATRDFQDVTAFLRAGGQKGPQRGLLREGTYAINLAQFVVLTEDQLYYLPLDRSEIDTFTKMSAVISERGGYRPVIIRGADDAVGIVTVHDGPSLGSGEIIAPTVGEDLAKAETYHNNFQDADKFLKAGGFRGRQYQVLVEGTYYINRLFATVELIPKTVVEVGNVGVVVSYTGEAGPDISGQEYRHGELVTPGQRGVWSEPLLPGKYAFNTYAGKVLLVPTTNFILKWNKAEVGSHKYDENLTEVSLITKDAFEPSLPLSVVVHIDYRKAPLVIQRFGDVKKLVEQTLDPMVSAYFKNIGQTRTLIQLIQDRSAIQDQSGVQMKEKFVQYNLELQEVLIGTPTSGAAGGQIEQILTQLRSRQIANEQVETYERQQTAAVKERELREAEAKAKQQTLLTESEISINVQSNAGKADYARAQQQASQIQTLASAEAEKMRLMGEGEAKRIKALAEAEAEKAARVGIAQAMAIEEQVRAYGGPQFQLVQQVMSRFAEAIQSSQVDVVPKIAMGGQGGSGSLIESLLGVLLSEKVGQLAGVAPTTAPDPAAQALKAEMMKKLGRE
- the hypE gene encoding hydrogenase expression/formation protein HypE is translated as MEFQLSCPAPLRHDTIQMAHGGGGRAMRDLLESVMLPAFSNPALEGRHDAAVVEAGGARLAFTTDTFVVQPRFFPGGDIGELAVYGTVNDLAMAGARPQWLSAGMVLEEGYPIEELRRVAASMRRAADACGVAIVTGDTKVVDRGRGDGIYINTAGLGAVPAGLDLGPASVRPGDAVLLSGDVGRHGIAVMSVRDGIAFRTPVESDCGPLHGLVAALLDGGVTPRCLRDATRGGLASVLNEIATDARVGIEAREEDIPVLPGVAGACEMLGLDPLYVACEGRMVAFVPEAEAARALDLLRSRPEGAGAVRIGTVTDAHPGAVLLRTALGTRRVLDLLSGEQLPRIC
- a CDS encoding tyrosine-protein phosphatase, whose product is MDLTLDLPPRHLDLEGVSNFRDMGGYRGHGGRAVRWGRLFRSGNLHRLTPGDRQRLAPLGLALVVDFRQRAEQEREPSAWDPASAPRTCAAEVVPGSAESFFRATGDSTVSLDRTAEFMAHLYRDMVVNQTAAWRAMFEGILATREGAVLMHCAAGKDRTGFAGALVLSALGVAWEDVTRDYLLTARYQDPDEEMARVLRVAEHLVKPPMSREVIRPMFEVRPAYLAAAREELEARWGSVDAYLTRELGLGPAERRTLEARYLA
- a CDS encoding pyridoxamine 5'-phosphate oxidase family protein encodes the protein MTLPDTLLQVLRHEGVVAIATQGPEGPHLVNSWNSYLQVAGDGRVLVPVGGMHHTEANLAVSDRVLVTLGSREVPGAHGPGTGFLIRGTARLHASGPAFDQVKARFAWARAALVVTPEQVDQTL
- the hypD gene encoding hydrogenase formation protein HypD, with protein sequence MKYLDEYRDPAAARRLVEAIRGLVTRPWNLMEVCGGQTHAIVRFGIDELLPEGVRLIHGPGCPVCVTPIELIDKAVAIAARPGVIFCSFGDMLRVPGSASDLFRVRSEGGDVRVVYSPLDAVRIAAENPGRQVVFFAVGFETTAPANALSVLEARRLGLANYSVLVSHVLVPPALEAVLGSPDRIVDGLLAAGHVCAVMGTEAYHPLAARHRVPIVVTAFEPLDLLQGIHMALRQLEEGRAEVENQYDRVVRPGGNPAARAVMDEVFRVADRAWRGIGVIPMSGLVLREAFAAFDAERVFEVEGVGGPESPHCRSGLVLQGLLKPQACPAFGTLCTPDNPLGATMVSGEGACAAYYRYRRHGLA